Genomic window (Primulina eburnea isolate SZY01 chromosome 8, ASM2296580v1, whole genome shotgun sequence):
GAACACGCAAATGAGTTATTACTGGGATGACACCATCAGCAATTTCTAACTTCATCAGCTCTCTAGATGTAATCTTCAGCTTTTCAGCAGCCTGAAAAGGGGAAAAAAGGAACAAAGTCAAAACTATCACAGGTTATGACTGGCAAACCAGATACATCTTAAAATCACCTTTGGTGAAGCTTTGGCAGTCTTCCACAAAATTGCAGCACAAGCTTCAGGGCTGTCTCATAAAGGGAAGGAAAATCAAAATGGAACCCAGATTTACATACACTGACGAGTTTTTCAAGGAAGAAGAAGAAACCCATTTGAATGGGCATCTGCATGCTATTTGCATATAATGTTTCAGCAACACAAAAGCTTTATTGCATGAATACCTCCTAGTGATATTATCTCAATCCTCAGAAAATGGGAAGATTGATATTGAATTTTCAGGTTACACTTTTCGTTCAACGAGTTTCTGGTCTTATAAGCTGAAGATAATTTGTCAATCTCTAGGTTTATGCAATCAAATAGCATTGCCTGAAACTGCTAAGTTTCCAAGAACTGTTGAGCTTATTATGTTTCACTATCGTTTCTTAATATTATTCCTGCCTTTCCAAAACATAAGCATAACAATAAGCACTAACAACACTACGAAACCAAAGTCGCACTGCTCAAGAGAACCATTTagtcataaaattttcaaagtaaACCAGCTGTAGCCATGACGAAAGCCAAACATGGTAAGAGTGATGGAGGATATAGATGATATAGCATGCACTGGAACCAATAACTCGCCTCTGCAGGTATACAAAACCCCATCGAAGCAGCAACCATGACACAATTCAGCAATTAAATTATACATCACAGTCACCGACTAGGTATCTCGAGTGTGGAAGAAAAAGCAGAAAAATCCAAACCAGCATCTTGAGGCAAATAGTTGATATACAAAACGTTGATAGAGATGCACCTGGCAACATAAAAGACCGCATTTTCAAGCATTAACAACTTGTTAGCACAACCAATAGCCAGTGCTCCACCAGAGCCTCCTTCTCCAATAACAATTGAAACAATTGGAACTTTGAGACCAAACATAGTCCTCAAGTTCTGAGCTATAGCTTCACCCTTAACGTGAAAAAACAAAGGGGAAAAAACAAAATAGTCAACATAAACCCTTTACACTAGGCACACACAATTCAGCAATAAGGAACTTCACTTGATGGAATACTACACAGTACTTGGCCTAATTCCTCAGATTTAAGATCAGCATATGCCCCAGGAGTGTCGATGAAAGTCACAATCGGAAATCCATGGTGATCCGCATAGTACATCATTCGCAGAGCCTTTCGATAACTATTGAAATCGGAATGTCACAGTCAGCACTAGGTAAAACAGGAATATCCCCACTCAAACTTTCATGATCCGGGGGATGTGAAATTTTCCATGTCACTTTACAAAATCACTAGATTCATACGGATATTATTAATCATGAAAGACAGGGCATCGATtgctttttttcttttcttttttaacaATGTATAAGATCATGCGAAAATATAGAATGTAAGAATCCTTTCTTAAATGCATACCCATGAGGAGTAGGCATCCCAAAGTTCCGCTGTATATTCTCTTTCGTATTGCGGCCCTTCTGATGGCCCATGAACATGTAGCATCTTCCATTTATTGTACCAAGTCCTGTGACAACAGCGGGATCATCATATCCAGCTCGATCTCCATGGAGTTCAACAAACTGCACACGTGTTAAAATACAGCCCAATTCATATACAGGAAAAAATTTCTTCTTTATTAAATCTAAAGTTCATCATTTTCTTATACGTTTACTGGATGTTATCAATTCTGAAGATATTGCAGGGAATAAAACCTAGGCTCAAAATAAGTTGCAGGTGAAGAGACCTTGTCAGTAATATTGAATACGTGATCGAGAAATGTTGGCCTGTTGGGATGTCGTGCAATATTCACACGTTGTATGGGAGTCAAATGTGTGTACAGATCTTTTAGAGCCTGCAAATTGACATGGAATTAAGAGAAAAAACCGATAAAATTGAAATAAAGAGAAGATCATAAATTTTGCCTCTCAAGTCTTAAGTAGAAGGTCATTATATGATAACAGTGGTAACAGGAATTGCATTTGCAATGGAATCGAAAGAGGAAGTGTGGTGAAATGGAGTTGAAATTATAAGCATGTTGTTGGCTAAACCTGTTGATACTTGTTCTCCAGAGAGATAAGTTGATCGCTGAAGTCCAGACCAGTTTCATTTGCCATCTTTTGCACCTGCATAAGAAAAGCAATAGGATCAAAGCAAGCCATGAAATTTTCTATATAAATAGTTCAGGTCGTAAATGTGCATAAAGATCTTacaaaatacttacatcaattatttttttctgCAGATCCATGAGAGGTTTCTCGAAGTCCAATGTCACTGGCTTTGGTTTCTCTTTCAAAGGCTTGAAAGGTGAGAGATGGCTAAGGATTCCACCCTTCACATTTGGGTCAGGATCTTCTGGCCATGGATATTCATGCCTTTTAACTTTCCGAACCTTTGCAGATACAGTGAAACCTCTCCTTTTTGCTCCTAGTTTCGCCCTTCCAAGTGCTTTTAGGGGTACACCAAAAACTCCATTATTTGAGCTCCTATGAAGATCCAAAGCAGTAGGTTTGGAAGCTGAATCCCCAATGAATGACACCGGAGATGGGGTCATGGAAGCCATTGTCCCACTTGAAGGAGCGGATCAATTGGGACAGTGAATACCTTTAAAGGGCAAAAAAGGGAAAAAGAACGATTCTAATTCTAAGTAAAGAAAAGTACCAAAATATGTAAAACACTAGAACCACgagaaaaataaacaaaatattcttTTTAGGAAATTGAGAATCCAATTCATAAAACGAATCACTGGGACATTTCAGGTCGTCAACTGTGGGCTCTATGGTGCGTGTGTGTTACACAGGGTTTGGCCTAAATTCAGCCGACACAAGGAATCTAGCAACATTGGAGACAGGAGCGACATTGCACGCTGTCATTCAAAACTTATTCAAGAATGTCATTTGAGAAGTGTCCAGACTCCAGATAAAAGAAGGGGTACAACAAAACTATCAGTGACGTAAGTGAGGAACCTAATATGCATAAGTGCACTCAAATTCTTAATTCAGCgtcttttctgatttttcagtaGTTAAGGCAGAACAATCCAGGGAACGTACATGATTTCACGGAACGATGACATTTAGTTGGCATGCAGACACGCAGCTACTACATGCATAGATTTCAATAAAACGTGAAACCTAAAGAATTAAGACAATTTCGTAAAATGCCACAGATTCATATCATCAACTAAAGAGTACGCATTGTATCCATCCGGCAGCGCCCAACATAGCAATTACATAAACAAAAGAAAAGACTCCACCACAAGTTATCCCGAGCTAAAAGAAACACTTGATCAAAGCAAAATAACACAACATCCAGCATTCAAACACCACAATCGAATAAATTCTGGCCGGAAATTGAAGAAAAACACACCTTATAtatcaaatgcagcagcgaaAAATCGGAACCGATTACAGCTCAATAAAAACGAGCAGATCTGAGAAACCGATGAGAAGAAATCGAAAGATCGCGGAGCATAGGAAAGATCGTCGGGGCGAGGCCGGTTTGTGATTAGTGAGAGGGGAATGTGgaatttatataaatttcgaTGGTTCCGATGCTTAATAATTGTAAAATGAAAATGAGGGGCAACGTTTTCGGCAGGGCCGTTGAAGCCCCGGAAACAAACACGGCAATTCAACTAGTAAACTCACTACTCGAGCTTTTTCATATTtatccaaaaaaaatatttttatttataaaaacatatataattttcaaaaataaaatttatttaacgaATAAGTATATATACtttagtatttttttaattatttatgttagtatgctttaattaaaaaaaaaccataAACGCCGATCCGTAGCTGGAGTTACGGTGTGGATCATCGAAGACGCATTTCGTCGAACATCTGGTGGTTGAATGACAGGAAGGTCTTCCAATGGTAAGCTCCAAGTTACTTTCTGTCTACATCATCCATTTGCAATCTCTGTCGCATCTAACAATTGTGGATTCTGCAGATGACATTCTCCAGCAACTCAGGCTTGGAATCATCGACTTCGAAATCTCCTCTTCTCCTGTTCCTTCGGTTTCCACTCACTTCCCTCGAAGCTCGAGTCCATCCGTGGCCTTCACTGATGCCACCCCTCGGTTCTTTGCCAGGATTGGGAACTTAGCGTAAATGAACTGTTCTGCTGCTGAGGCTCTTGGTTTTTTTCGCAACCGAGGTGATCAAGTTTGATGTAGTACTGGATAATTTATGGTTTGTTTGTTTTGTCAGTGGTTCGGGCTCTCCGGCGTTGAAGAAAGTGGAGCGTTATTCTGTTCGGAGAGTAACTGGGGATGGGCGCTGCATGTTTCGTGCCCTGGTATGAGTGAAGTGTCTGTGTTGTCGAGTCTCATTGTTTTGAGGCTTTTTATACAGCTCGTTGCATGCTTTGCTACCTGCACCGAATCACTGTTAATGTTCATTTGAATATATGGAGAATGCTTTTGGAATTTGTGGTGTATGTAATCAAATTTTGTTCAATGATGGGATCGTTGTTGAAAGTTCTGTTTCCATAATGCATGCTTCAATTTGTCAGCCATGTTTTGGGTTTAACATATCTTGAAATTCATGCCTTTTATTTTGTGGCTTTACATTTGTTGAATGAGCTCAGGTAAAAGGAATGGCTCTCAATAAAGGTGTGCCACTTAGCTCTCAAGAAGAGAGGGAAAATGCAGGTCTGTGTATGAATACTGAAGTCCTTTTTGCAAAGAATTGTCTTTTTAACTTTCTTGACTAATGGATTGTGATTAACAAGCTCGAAGGCGGCCGACCCAAAATCTAAACGTGTCTCTTGTCTTTTTATTGTGTCATGGTTGTCGTTTTTGCATTATTGTACTGTCGTTAGTGCCCTCCATTGCACAGCAAAAGCTTGAAGTTAATTCAACTATCAAATGCAATTCTTCAGGTTTACATAGATGCTGATGAAACCATTACCATATCTTTTTTCATTTAATTGTGTAAGCTTTTGGCAATTatctaataaaattaaaaactcTCTATGGGTTGATGACAGATGATTTACGGATGGCTGTCAGAGAGATCATCTGTGACAATGGCAATGAACGGCAACAATATGAAGAGGCATTGATTGCAATAACAGTTGAGGAACCTTTGAGACGGTGAGCCCTTCAATTTGTTAGTGACTTAAAATTTCGCCTTCTGTTGGACTCTACTTTTCCAAGTTTTGGTCTCTTTCTTGTTCAGTTTAATTCAACTCAAATGATATCTTCTGCCATTGCAGTTACTGCCAACGTATTAGGAGGCCTGATTTTTGGGGTGGAGAGGCAGAACTTTTGGTGAGTTCAtcattttattgtttttccCTCTCTTGCTAAGTTGGTGATATTGGACTTGTAATTATTGTGTTCATGGTGGTGAGTGAGCAGGGCTGGGTGTGGCCACAATCTATCACCATAGAAGTCGATTTATATTTATGTTTCTTGTTTTTACATCAGGTACTGTCAAAGTTGTGCTGCCAGCATATAGTTGTATACATACCCGAACACGAGGTATTACCCCCACAACCTGAAATAGATATTTGATTTCAAGCATGTAAAGTTGGAATATCGGCATGTTGGCCACGGAGTTCATCCTTCAAGTTGATAACAAGAGGCAAGGAGGGGCAGGGCCGATCACCACCCGGGAACTTGAAAGAATTTGTAATTCTTCATAAAATTAGCGTTTTTGAATTTCCAAAACATGGAGTATTACCCTTACCCTAAAATCTAAATGATGATGATGTCTGCCCCTTGTTGCGAGGATCAATATACTGGTGTGATGGTCGTGGTCAATCATGCAGCCTCTGCAATTGATAGTATCAAAGTAAAATCTTCCATTGCAAGGTCGGATTTAGTGTTAAAAATTGCCTTTGTATGAACTTGCAGCATGGCAGCGGGGGATCAGGTTTCATACCTATTCAAGAATATGGAACAGAGTTTCATAgaagtttcaaaaataaaaaggcCGTGAGACTATTATACTCTGGTAAAAACCATTACGATCTACTTGTCTGATGTTATGTTTACTTAGTCAGGACGGAACTGCTGTAAACAGCAAATTTTGTTGACTGCTCTTTACCCATCATAAGCGACGGTTGCTTGTCTGTTTcgtttcatgaaatattttattaatgggGAATATTAAGATCTTCCTGCACTTTTCTTTGGTCTGGTTGGAGGAAGTTGAggaatgattttaattttttttcttggaaAGGGAATGATGTTGATTTTTAGATTCTTTCAGTCCACTTTTTGGTtataatttgtttttgtttttttaagctAATAATCATAAATCTCGAAATCTATTAACAAAATCATGGATATGTTGGGTTTCACCAGAATAAAGGATGTCCTTACGTCCCTGGAGGCACCATGAGATAGTAAGGTTTGGGATGGTGTGGGTTGATATTTTCAGTGTTGCATGAATTATTTTTGTATGAAACATATTAAGTATTACCAGAATGCTCGATGTTTGTTGTTTCATGGAGTTTTTACCCATATCTCTCGATTTACGTTTGGATAAGCTCTTTGACTCATATAGTGCGGTTTATGCTATTGATaaagaaataataaataaaggATGCCCTTACACCACCAGTAAGAATGTCGGCATCAGATGGACAAAAGCTGCTGCTAGCTAGgctatttttcttttttcaattGATTCAAGATAGCTATCTAAAAAtattcattaaaaatatattgtttttattttttcttggataagttattaaataaataattagtaaAGTAATAAATAATTAGTAAAGTAATAAAAAGGATTGGGTGATAATTGTAATTTTGAAATGGTCATCTAGTAAACTGTCTTTATAATGTATTATAGATAGTATCGATAATGTTATGGTTGagaaaaaatatcaaattttcgATATATCGAGATTGTCTTACCGAAAAAATATCGAATTTATCGAAATCTTCGATATATCGAAAATTCGAGATTctgaaaattgatattttttcgGTAGAATAATATCCATATACCAATATCGAAGATTTCGATACTGTATGTCATGGTACGGTAACGATATCGATTTTTTCGGTACGGTAACgatattaaatttgaaaattttgatatatatcgGAATatcgaaaaaatatataatattttaaaataataaatttataaaattctaaaaATGTAAAGTTTTTTACAGTATAAAACGGTATATATCGATATCATATTGAAATATTTGTATACTATACGATTTCGGCATAATCGATATACTAGTTATACATACTTAAATTTTTGGTAAATTTGCTTGTGCAGTAATTATGGATATGATATACGATATATAATTTCGGCACGATATGTCATCTATAGGCAATATATATCGCCTTCGagccataaatatatatatatatatatatatatatatatatatatatatatatatatatatatatatatatataaagatgaCGAGTTAGGTCTCTTAAAATTGTGAAATATTTATCAATATCCGTTAAAACTTAAATTTCTACTCgattcatatttaaaatttaatttatcttcatataattttttataagaagttgtggacaaagtggtatttgaTTAGATATTTAAAAAGACAATTAAACAATTTCAGCGATAGCCTAGAaataaactatatatttattgcatttatacTACAACTTATCTTTGATTTTTCTAAAAACACCTTTTCCAATTATTCAAGTATAAACCATTTCTATTTTTTTCAAcatatgtttaaaatattttttagttttataaaagagttatttttaaaaaaaaaatacttaatGCTGTTTTTCGTTCAAATATAAAATCGGTTCtctttttcttcaaatgtttttttttttataaaaaaaacttaatCAAGAAAACTACCCATCAGCCAGACTGTGCAAGTATTGTATTTATCAAGTTATTTCCTTTTCATGCTCCCGAAGAAAAAAAACTACAGTGATTTAGACAGAAAATCAAGAACACTGCCGTCCTAAACAACCGACCCCGACTAACTGATAGTTTAGGCCGGTGGGCAACTTTActtcaattaaaatctgttctaTAAATTAGAAAAGGAAACATTAGAAAAGTATTTTCAAGCTTTTAGGCTGGAATCTGAGAACCACCAACCCCACACGTCAATAtcatttctttcaaacatgtatatatatatccacgCGCACACAAGCGCTTGATGATAATTACATGACCAAGAAGAGAAAAGATGTATTCAAAGCTTTATGGGACTAACTGATCCTTACTTCTTTATCAAGCATAAAAAGACTTATTTTTTTCCTTCAAATATTGATCATTCTTAATTGATTATATCAGAAGTGAATGCATTTGATAtagttaatgggatctgtttgtTTCTAAATTCTTGGAAATGGGTTCATCAGATCGGTTGTTTAACAGGCAGAGAACCATTTATGAGATTCTTGGAGGAGGTATTGGTAAGTCTGAAATTGTTAGCTGCTCATTAACTTAGTTCTCTGATCTGTGGTTTGCAGTTTTTTGATCCAGAAAGGCGTGTTTTTTGCTTTTCCTTTTCTGTTTGGTGTTGGCAAAATGTGATCTTGATTGTGATAAGGCTCTATTTGTAATTGACTTGTGAATCAAAACCATTTCACCTGTAGAAGAAGAGCCCTCTTCATCAAGAAcgattgaaaaatatttgcaGTAATGATTCATTCAGTAGTTGGAGTTAAAAGATCGCCCTTTGTCTTGTCATACAGTGGCAGATGTGATGCTATGGAGGAAAAAAAACCTGACAGTGGGGATATTAGTGGTAACTTTGGCGGCTTGGGTGGTGTTTGAGATATCTGGTTATACTCTGCTCTCGTTGACCTCAAGTGTGTTCTTGCTGCTCTTTACCATTCTTTTTCTATGGGCAAAGTCAGCTGCAATTTTAAACAGGTTACTCGATCTGATTTTTGCCTTTGTTTTTACCTACATTAAGCTGCTTGTATGTGGTTAATGATGTTGGGACATGTTGTTTTGGGTAACTTCAAATCATAGCTGATGTCGAAATTGTGGATGCATTTGTTCGAAAAAATATTTAGGCTTGGTCCACTGCAGACAAATCATTTGCACGAAGCATGTTCAGTTAACTTGTCCTAGAAAAAGAAGGGTGGCTGTAGAACCCCTATTCCATATGTATTCAAAATAGaagtttgaattattttataaCTAGTTACAACGGACTACTATAGCAATTTGAGTAAACCATTTTCTAGAGTTGCCACTGATAATACAAAATACTTATCATATGAGCTCATTGTGAGGCCAAGCTTGTGTAGGCCTGAGTCGGGGGCATGACAACATCAGTTTTTCTCCTTTAACAAATACCCATAGTTATGGACCACTAATAACCACTTATTTCTTGGGCATTTAAGAAGTTACATTCTGCACATTTCTAAGTGTCCTTGACACTCATTTGCTAAATTTCTATCATGTaaaaatgaatatattatatAGCATATATTTTGCTAACAGAAAACCGGAAAAAATAAACTAAACTATATATACAACATACATAgggacaaaggaaaaggaaacaGAAAAAGAAACTAAAAAATAGAGAAGGATGAAGATACTAAGCCCAAGAACAACAATCAAATAATTTGATGACTGATAAACGGGTGCCGTGATTCTCAGGCTGTGATATGCTTGTCCACGATTCATGTAATATGTCGTTCCTTCTATATACGTGCCATGTGTCTCATATTAAGACAATAAGATGTATCCAACTAGATTTGAAATTGTATGAAGGTAGTAGCAGGTACATAAAATTTTAGTTTGTGAGTTGTATGATAAAGCTTGACTTTTCCTTTTCAAATGGTATCGTCTGTGCATTACGAATGGCCATCATAGAAATTTCGACTACTGTGCTGTTTCTTTAAATACCCCCTCAAATTATTTGAAACAGACCTGCACCACCTCTACCCCATTTGCATCTCTCTGAAGAGATGGTAAATGATGCTGCAACTTTCATTTGTGACCGTGCAAATGCTGTGCTTTCGGCATCTGAAGATATTGCCCTCGGAAGGGACTCAAGAATGTTCGTTAAAGTTGGCCTTAGTCTGTTTATAATCTCCGTGATTGGAAGCCTAACCGATTTCCTTACATTGGGTTACACAAGTAAGATCAAAAGAGATCATTATATGTTTCTTCGGCATTTCTTGATTCATAGCCTTAATTCTTCTTGTGTTGTGGGCAGGCCTTGTTCTTGTTCTTACAGTTCCAGCACTTTATGAAAGATATGAAAGACATATAGAGTCATGTGCTCTAGTTGGATACAGGAAACTTCTGAAGTTGTATGTAAGATTTAAGGAAGAATATTGTGCCAAGATTCATAAATGGATTCTGGAAAAGAAGAAATTGAGTTGATGGCTCATAATCTAAACTATTTTTTGACCTGTTTTCGGTTTTgccttttgtttttcttcataCTATTTCATTTTACTTTTGTTTCTATTGATTGTTTGGCTTAACATTCCTATGATTTACTCCATTTTGGATTGCCTAAAATTCCATACTTAAAAACCATCAACTCTTTATTTTCAAGCTGAGAATACAGAAGAACTGAGTGAGCATTGTGACATTCATCTGAAATGAATCTCAATGAATTTTGACACTGCTTGTCAAAAAAATCCATCATGTCTGCGACATAACAATGATTCTCCGTGACATTAAAATGGCAAAGGCTACGAGTATTCACCGTTGGTTTAActagaagaaaaagaaaagaaaacacaGGCAACTTGAgctaaaattaataatttatgaaCTTCCAATCTAATgcttttgaaaacaatatttttacaATCTTTCCGAAGAAAAAAGTGCTGCTTTCTTTATTTTCActaataaaaaaacattttaatttaCCAGTATGATAATATAACTTTGTAAAGGAAATGTATCCAAACTGGGGCGAGATTTGTGCACACTACATTTTCTCGTGTCAATCGTTTCCTAAAATAAGGGGAAGAGGGAAAATGGGAAAATATTCTTATAAGTGATGTGTAATACTTTCCAGTTCATTAATATTTCCAAGTTTGCAACACAGATACATAGAGCATAATTTTTCTGGAAAATACTTAAATGGCACCGAAGCCAAACACAACTGACCACTGATCCAAAACTCGGTGGAAAACTCGGTGCTTTGTTTACACATCATCTCAAAACAAATCTAATTATACAATGATCGTATTTCAAATCAAACTAGCCGTTGAAGGAAATTTTAGCAAGCCACTTGTGGAAAGAAAAAGGCCTAGTCCGGCCCACCTCCGAAGCTGTCACGTCCCTCAGGCTGCCAACCGAAGCCTGGTGGAGTATCACGGATTCCATCACTAGGGTATGACCACCCTTGTTTTAGTCGCGATAAATGGGAAGAAAGTAGAGGAGATGGAAGTGGTGGTGGAAGAGGCAAGGACGGGGGCCTCCGTTCCACAGTTTTATTGGCCGCAGGTGGAGGCAGATTCGGAGGCAAAACAGATGCATTCTGTCCATGATCACCATGATAGAATCCCCGTCCTTGAGGATCGGACACGTTCACGAAACCATCTGTAGCTCCTTGGGCAAGAGGAGTTTCCAAAGGGCCAGAAACCATTCCCATATTCCATGGCAGGGGATAGTTCTGTGCAAAATTCATGGGTCCAGGTGGGAAACCTAAAAATGTACCATGCTCTGATCCAGCTTCTGCCATGGCACCTGGCCTCACCGTATCATATGGAGAACCAAAGAACTGCTGTGCTCCATCAGATACATAAGGAGAATAGCCAAATTGTGGGGCAGGTAAGACGGGGTTTTGATTGGTTGCTGCTGCAAAAATTAGGTGGATGAAAATTATAGTTGATAAGATGTAGGGGACACAAATAAAACTTGCGTTCCTATATATCAACTGACCTGAATCTTGCCTCAGACTACCCTGAGGATCAAAGGTTTGTTGAGGAAAGTGGATTTGGGTGGCGGCTCTGTCAAAAACTTGGGATTGGTTACCATCATGCTGTTGCTCTGACAGGTGATTTGGGACTATTCCAGGAAAATGTGGCAATGACATTGGATGCACACTAGGTCTCAGAGGTGGCAGATCTCTGGATTGGGGTCGTTGGCTTTTGTCCTCGTATTCATGAGCCTGAAGATTTGAACTTGAAGAAAATATTGGTCTTAGGGGTGCTTGAACTGTGGAATCTGAGGCCGAAGGTTTTCTAGCACTTGTAGCTTCTGACTCATTTCCTTCCTTTTCCTTGAGTGGATGAAGAAGGTCGGCATGGATTTCATTTATGTGCGACTCAAATTCAGTTTTCTTCAAGAAAGACTTGAGACAATGAGGAGCTGCACAAATGAAGATTCCTTCCATCATTTTAATTGTCTGAATCTTTTGAATGCGTTCATCACAGCTGCATAAACAAGGAAAATAATCAATGTAAACCAAAGTGAACCAAAGAAAAAGTATGGTCACAAATAATCAAATTTCAAGTCCATATTACAGCACCAGTCTCCCATAATCATCAAGATTGTAAATCTTTTACTCTTCTGGAAGCCATGAGCAAATGGGACTCTGAGACACTCGCACTAGTCcaccaaaatattaaaaaggGTCAAATTAAAATTTCTTACAGGTAACAAAGAGAATCACTTCTAGCACAGTCCAGACAAAATGCATGCTCACAGGGGCTCTGCAATAACATAAGATTGTTGATTTTCTCAAAACACAAACACGAGGAAGATAAAGTTGCTAGCAAATAGATGAAACATAAAAGATGTAAATCAAATGGCTttaatacgacaaaataaaccCTGGAATGAAAGAACAGGCATAAAAACCCATACTGGGAAAACAAATGCCGAAAAACCACGGCCCATGCAATAAGCATGGCTTGTAATGAGTATAATAAACAGATCACTGATATCTTCTCTAGAACGAAACCGTGGTACAACTGATGAACAAAGATCCATCAAATTTATAATCCCCTATAAGATACTACAAATATGCTGTAGCATCACTTGTAATTGACTCATAATGGAACCTCAACTAAATAATATCAACGAAACAAAAGTTTCCATCACACTCAGGCAAAAGGTGCCAAGCATGAGAGTTGAGAGTTGAGACAAAACGAATGAGAGTACGAGAGTGAAGCAGCAAAAAAAATTT
Coding sequences:
- the LOC140839931 gene encoding E3 ubiquitin-protein ligase HAKAI homolog isoform X2; this translates as MLQIRLTKPTSESGGGSAKPAPADNVRVACPDHLVLADLPVAKSLGSASTSAVIKTVGRRSRRQLGERVHFCVRCDFPIAVYGRLSPCEHAFCLDCARSDSLCYLCDERIQKIQTIKMMEGIFICAAPHCLKSFLKKTEFESHINEIHADLLHPLKEKEGNESEATSARKPSASDSTVQAPLRPIFSSSSNLQAHEYEDKSQRPQSRDLPPLRPSVHPMSLPHFPGIVPNHLSEQQHDGNQSQVFDRAATQIHFPQQTFDPQGSLRQDSATNQNPVLPAPQFGYSPYVSDGAQQFFGSPYDTVRPGAMAEAGSEHGTFLGFPPGPMNFAQNYPLPWNMGMVSGPLETPLAQGATDGFVNVSDPQGRGFYHGDHGQNASVLPPNLPPPAANKTVERRPPSLPLPPPLPSPLLSSHLSRLKQGWSYPSDGIRDTPPGFGWQPEGRDSFGGGPD
- the LOC140839928 gene encoding OVARIAN TUMOR DOMAIN-containing deubiquitinating enzyme 3, with translation MTGRSSNDDILQQLRLGIIDFEISSSPVPSVSTHFPRSSSPSVAFTDATPRFFARIGNLAGSGSPALKKVERYSVRRVTGDGRCMFRALVKGMALNKGVPLSSQEERENADDLRMAVREIICDNGNERQQYEEALIAITVEEPLRRYCQRIRRPDFWGGEAELLVLSKLCCQHIVVYIPEHEHGSGGSGFIPIQEYGTEFHRSFKNKKAVRLLYSGKNHYDLLV
- the LOC140839930 gene encoding reticulon-like protein B12; its protein translation is MGSSDRLFNRQRTIYEILGGGIVADVMLWRKKNLTVGILVVTLAAWVVFEISGYTLLSLTSSVFLLLFTILFLWAKSAAILNRPAPPLPHLHLSEEMVNDAATFICDRANAVLSASEDIALGRDSRMFVKVGLSLFIISVIGSLTDFLTLGYTSLVLVLTVPALYERYERHIESCALVGYRKLLKLYVRFKEEYCAKIHKWILEKKKLS
- the LOC140839931 gene encoding E3 ubiquitin-protein ligase HAKAI homolog isoform X1; this translates as MLQIRLTKPTSESGGGSAKPAPADNVRVACPDHLVLADLPVAKSLGSASTSAVIKTVGRRSRRQLGERVHFCVRCDFPIAVYGRLSPCEHAFCLDCARSDSLCYLCDERIQKIQTIKMMEGIFICAAPHCLKSFLKKTEFESHINEIHADLLHPLKEKEGNESEATSARKPSASDSTVQAPLRPIFSSSSNLQAHEYEDKSQRPQSRDLPPLRPSVHPMSLPHFPGIVPNHLSEQQHDGNQSQVFDRAATQIHFPQQTFDPQGSLRQDSAATNQNPVLPAPQFGYSPYVSDGAQQFFGSPYDTVRPGAMAEAGSEHGTFLGFPPGPMNFAQNYPLPWNMGMVSGPLETPLAQGATDGFVNVSDPQGRGFYHGDHGQNASVLPPNLPPPAANKTVERRPPSLPLPPPLPSPLLSSHLSRLKQGWSYPSDGIRDTPPGFGWQPEGRDSFGGGPD